Proteins encoded within one genomic window of Synechococcus sp. PCC 7335:
- a CDS encoding YdcF family protein has protein sequence MYTKKAITRALLERGKRKAQLTNLIGSQSSERSVAQSTDNQRAGRFLDRLSVLIWISVISAGVIALTSAYTRYQQQFLTPPVALVLGGAPERERFAAQFAKTHPTVEIWISSGSNPEYAQWIFDEAQIPSEQWSLDYEAVDTVTNFTTLVDELDAQNIREVYLITSDYHMRRASIIAQIVLGSRGIAFKPVEIPTERSPHRPETIVRDVRDGARSLLWVVTGKTGSQWRESAER, from the coding sequence ATGTATACCAAAAAAGCAATTACACGAGCGCTTCTAGAAAGAGGTAAACGGAAAGCTCAGCTTACCAATCTGATAGGTAGTCAATCTAGTGAGCGGTCCGTTGCTCAAAGTACTGATAACCAAAGAGCTGGCAGGTTTCTAGATCGGCTGTCGGTATTGATATGGATAAGTGTGATCAGCGCAGGTGTGATCGCTTTGACCTCAGCCTACACTCGCTACCAGCAGCAGTTTCTCACACCGCCTGTCGCCCTTGTACTAGGAGGGGCTCCAGAACGCGAACGCTTCGCTGCTCAGTTTGCCAAAACTCACCCTACCGTAGAGATCTGGATTTCATCTGGCAGCAATCCCGAATATGCTCAATGGATTTTTGACGAAGCCCAAATTCCTTCGGAGCAATGGTCTCTAGACTACGAGGCCGTTGATACCGTTACCAATTTCACCACCCTTGTAGACGAGCTAGACGCTCAAAACATCCGCGAAGTCTATCTCATTACCTCTGACTATCATATGCGTAGGGCTAGTATTATCGCGCAGATTGTCTTGGGTAGTCGAGGCATCGCCTTTAAGCCCGTCGAAATTCCTACTGAGCGATCGCCCCACCGCCCAGAAACTATCGTTCGAGACGTTCGAGACGGAGCCCGCTCGCTGCTTTGGGTAGTTACGGGTAAAACTGGATCGCAATGGCGAGAATCTGCTGAAAGATAA
- the ftsH gene encoding ATP-dependent zinc metalloprotease FtsH, with translation MPIKDKRSPQRKATNWAFLILSGVLLISTFLPPSLGQTAEKVSYSTFIDQVTSHQVSSASVGDKVISYQLEEGGTVYTTNPVFDLNLPTLLQENGVEFSATPPNSNQWFSNLLSWVIPPLIFVGIWSIFLRRSQGGQGGVFSIGKSKAKIYVEDEDTKTTFTDVAGVDEAKTELVEIVDFLKNSKRFTDLGARIPKGVLLVGPPGTGKTLLAKAVAGEAGVPFFSISGSEFIEMFVGVGSSRVRDLFEQAKKQAPCIVFIDELDAIGKSRASGGFYGGNDEREQTLNQLLAEMDGFGADESTIIVLAATNRPETLDPALLRPGRFDRQVLVDRPDLKGRQAILDIHAKEVKLSEEVDLAAIATRTPGFAGADLANLVNEAALLAARNHREAVVQADFAEAIERVVAGLEKRSRVLNDKEKEIVAYHEVGHALVGAAMPGSDQVEKISIVPRGMAALGYTLQLPTEDRFLRDEAELKGQIATMLGGRSAEEVVFGAITTGAANDLQRATDVAEQMVTSYGMSQVLGPLAYDRSKQNSFLDNGMAPNARRLVSDETAKAIDEEVKSIVEAAHQRSLRILKDNRELLETISQQLLKEEVIEGESLREMLAGVKAGEDTSNSFSQHMVEV, from the coding sequence ATGCCAATAAAGGATAAGCGATCACCTCAGAGGAAAGCGACCAACTGGGCGTTCTTGATCCTCAGTGGCGTTTTACTAATCAGCACCTTCTTGCCGCCATCCCTCGGTCAAACAGCCGAAAAGGTGTCCTACAGCACTTTCATCGATCAAGTCACCAGTCATCAGGTCTCTAGCGCTTCGGTCGGAGACAAGGTAATTAGCTACCAGCTAGAAGAAGGCGGAACGGTATATACTACCAACCCTGTCTTTGACCTAAACTTGCCAACGCTATTACAAGAGAACGGTGTAGAGTTCTCAGCAACGCCGCCAAATAGTAATCAGTGGTTCAGCAATTTATTGAGCTGGGTCATTCCACCTTTGATTTTTGTGGGTATCTGGAGTATTTTCCTCAGACGTAGCCAAGGTGGCCAGGGGGGTGTTTTTTCCATCGGCAAAAGCAAGGCTAAAATCTACGTCGAAGATGAAGACACCAAAACTACTTTTACTGATGTAGCAGGCGTAGATGAAGCTAAAACTGAGCTGGTCGAAATTGTAGATTTTTTGAAAAACTCTAAGCGCTTTACCGATCTAGGTGCGCGCATTCCCAAAGGCGTATTGCTAGTCGGTCCGCCAGGAACCGGTAAGACGCTGCTAGCGAAGGCTGTTGCTGGTGAAGCAGGCGTTCCCTTCTTTAGCATTTCTGGTTCTGAGTTTATTGAGATGTTTGTCGGCGTGGGTTCTTCTCGAGTTCGAGATCTGTTTGAACAGGCCAAAAAGCAAGCGCCTTGTATTGTCTTTATTGACGAGCTTGACGCGATTGGTAAGTCTCGTGCTTCAGGTGGTTTCTATGGCGGCAATGACGAGCGTGAGCAAACGCTCAATCAGCTCTTAGCCGAGATGGATGGCTTTGGCGCTGATGAGTCTACGATCATCGTATTAGCAGCAACAAACCGACCGGAAACGCTTGACCCAGCTTTGCTCAGACCAGGTCGGTTTGATCGGCAGGTGTTAGTTGATCGGCCGGATTTGAAAGGGCGTCAGGCAATTTTGGATATCCATGCCAAAGAAGTGAAACTTTCAGAAGAAGTGGATTTGGCTGCGATCGCCACTCGTACGCCAGGATTCGCGGGGGCTGATCTCGCCAACTTAGTCAACGAAGCCGCATTGTTAGCTGCTCGCAACCATCGCGAGGCCGTTGTCCAAGCAGACTTTGCCGAAGCTATTGAGCGTGTCGTTGCTGGACTTGAGAAGCGTAGCCGTGTGCTAAACGATAAGGAAAAAGAAATCGTTGCCTACCACGAAGTTGGTCATGCTCTAGTGGGCGCGGCTATGCCTGGATCAGATCAGGTCGAAAAGATTTCCATTGTTCCTAGAGGGATGGCCGCACTTGGCTACACATTGCAGCTACCGACTGAAGACCGTTTCTTGCGAGATGAGGCCGAGTTAAAAGGTCAAATTGCGACTATGCTAGGTGGGCGCTCTGCTGAAGAAGTCGTCTTCGGAGCGATTACGACTGGCGCGGCTAACGACCTGCAACGGGCGACGGATGTTGCTGAGCAGATGGTCACCAGTTACGGCATGAGTCAGGTGCTCGGTCCGCTGGCCTATGATCGCAGCAAGCAAAATAGCTTCTTAGATAATGGGATGGCCCCTAATGCTCGCCGATTGGTTAGCGATGAAACTGCCAAGGCCATCGACGAAGAAGTTAAGAGCATTGTTGAAGCGGCTCACCAGCGATCTTTGAGAATTTTGAAAGACAACCGAGAGTTATTAGAGACAATTTCTCAACAGTTGCTCAAAGAAGAAGTGATCGAAGGTGAGAGTCTGCGAGAGATGCTAGCAGGCGTAAAAGCAGGCGAAGACACCTCAAACTCCTTCTCACAGCATATGGTAGAGGTTTAG
- a CDS encoding amidohydrolase family protein has product MKSAESIQLVRGRWVFSDQGVVTDGAVVVRGENISEIGNWRELRDRYPTALVLGSDHHAVLPGLINAHHHSNGVPNSLAGIEDDLLELWLYSRNAKRSQDSKLRTLLSAAYLLRTGVTSVVDVASIGGSVDASYQEMQSCLSAYEQAGIRVAFTPGAKYDSFLVHGEGQDADFLSTLPLKLQQKVKALTTLSQGLSSGDYLDIVSDTIKQYQEHPLIDVWFGPPGPQWVGDELLVKIVETANRLGTSVQTHVLESFYEKEMGPRFYGESVISHLDKLGVLSPQFSMAHGVWVNETDIEILARTGASISHNPSSNLRLRAGIAPLPALLSGGVTVGLGMDGTTLNDDEDMFTEMRLAMRLARSPQIQDSVPTYSDIFKVATQGGAKLFGKADSIGKLAPGYKADIVLVDCECMSWPWVAPEVDPMTVVMMRSRQSYVDTVLINGKIVLKDAQPTGFDFSAVGEELAEQLKKTPDNTEYRVLAEAIRPYMVQWYSKWPIPELRPYTKTNSRR; this is encoded by the coding sequence ATGAAGTCAGCAGAGTCTATTCAGCTAGTTCGAGGGCGATGGGTATTTAGCGACCAAGGGGTTGTAACAGACGGCGCTGTGGTGGTCAGAGGAGAGAACATCTCAGAGATAGGCAATTGGCGAGAACTACGCGATCGCTATCCTACAGCTTTAGTTCTAGGCTCTGATCACCACGCTGTTCTACCTGGTCTGATTAATGCTCATCACCACAGCAATGGGGTACCCAATTCCCTTGCAGGAATAGAAGACGATTTGTTAGAGCTTTGGCTATATTCTCGTAATGCCAAGCGATCACAAGACTCAAAGCTGCGAACCCTGCTAAGTGCGGCCTATCTACTTAGAACAGGCGTGACCAGCGTTGTTGATGTGGCTAGCATCGGTGGTTCTGTAGACGCCAGCTATCAAGAGATGCAAAGCTGTCTGAGCGCTTACGAGCAAGCAGGCATCCGAGTTGCTTTTACCCCCGGTGCTAAGTACGACAGCTTTTTAGTGCATGGCGAGGGCCAAGACGCAGACTTTCTCTCCACATTGCCCCTTAAACTACAGCAAAAGGTGAAAGCACTGACAACACTTAGTCAAGGACTTTCATCCGGTGATTATCTAGATATTGTCAGTGACACAATCAAACAATATCAGGAGCATCCGCTGATTGATGTTTGGTTCGGTCCACCTGGACCTCAGTGGGTAGGCGACGAGCTGCTAGTTAAAATTGTTGAAACGGCAAACCGTTTGGGAACGAGCGTTCAAACCCACGTTCTAGAATCGTTTTACGAAAAAGAGATGGGGCCACGCTTCTACGGTGAGTCTGTGATTTCTCACCTGGACAAATTAGGCGTGCTTAGCCCTCAGTTTTCCATGGCTCACGGTGTATGGGTCAACGAAACAGATATTGAAATACTCGCCAGAACAGGCGCTTCGATCAGCCATAACCCTAGCTCAAATTTGCGGCTGCGAGCTGGCATTGCGCCGCTACCAGCACTGTTATCGGGCGGCGTGACAGTGGGATTAGGAATGGATGGAACGACACTCAATGACGATGAAGATATGTTTACTGAGATGCGTTTGGCTATGCGGCTAGCGCGATCGCCTCAGATTCAAGACAGCGTTCCCACCTATTCTGATATCTTCAAAGTTGCTACACAAGGGGGAGCCAAACTATTTGGCAAAGCAGACAGCATCGGCAAGCTAGCGCCAGGCTACAAAGCAGATATTGTTCTAGTAGACTGCGAGTGCATGAGCTGGCCCTGGGTGGCACCCGAAGTCGATCCGATGACTGTTGTGATGATGCGATCGCGCCAATCATACGTAGACACCGTTTTAATCAACGGAAAAATAGTTTTGAAAGACGCTCAGCCAACAGGGTTCGACTTTTCGGCCGTGGGCGAAGAACTAGCTGAGCAGCTAAAGAAAACTCCAGACAATACAGAGTATCGAGTTCTAGCAGAAGCCATTAGACCGTATATGGTCCAGTGGTATAGCAAATGGCCTATTCCCGAACTCAGACCTTACACCAAGACTAACTCTCGGCGTTAG
- the codB gene encoding cytosine permease, which translates to MSTSTKPPIQPLETKKAAEEDYPLSAVPFSDRKPFWSLSLLLMGFALTSTTLFAGGTLGAALSFSQLIAIILIGNLILGAYCAALGYIACKSGLTTVLMARFSFGNVGSRWVDFILGATQIGWYAFTTAIVVQALLGVFGAPDSGLFYVLLVFFFNYAFCATAYIGYQAIDWLSRLAVPAMLVLVALSMALAARDFDSSAIAEPSGALSMGAALAVVIGTFISGGTQSTNWSRFADTGKNAIVSTLSAFMIVNGILVFAGAFCSLVYGSEDLVAAMGQQGILAGGILLLILNVWTTQDNTIYAFSVAGANMFRTRKRHAFVLGGATFALVLTLSGIYELLPTYLIFLGNVIPPVGGIIMVDFWLRHRGEFPALSANIPAFNWAGIIAYIVGSVVAYTTGNAGIGIGPLNGIVTAAVLYAVLHKVISQPIRAY; encoded by the coding sequence ATGTCAACCTCTACCAAACCGCCTATTCAGCCGCTAGAAACCAAGAAAGCTGCTGAAGAAGATTATCCGTTGAGCGCCGTACCCTTTAGTGATCGCAAACCCTTTTGGTCCCTATCGCTATTACTAATGGGCTTTGCACTGACCTCAACGACGCTGTTCGCGGGTGGAACGCTCGGCGCAGCCCTAAGTTTCTCTCAGCTGATTGCAATTATCCTTATCGGCAACCTAATTTTAGGTGCCTATTGCGCGGCCCTAGGCTACATCGCCTGCAAAAGCGGTCTGACGACGGTGCTCATGGCTAGGTTTAGCTTTGGCAATGTCGGCTCTCGCTGGGTGGATTTCATTTTAGGCGCTACCCAAATCGGCTGGTATGCCTTTACTACAGCAATTGTCGTTCAGGCGCTGCTAGGCGTTTTCGGTGCGCCTGATAGTGGATTGTTCTATGTTCTGTTGGTGTTTTTCTTTAACTATGCTTTTTGTGCAACGGCCTATATTGGCTACCAGGCGATTGACTGGCTAAGTCGGCTAGCGGTTCCTGCCATGCTGGTTTTGGTGGCCCTGAGTATGGCACTAGCCGCTCGTGATTTCGATAGCAGCGCGATCGCCGAGCCTTCTGGGGCGCTGAGCATGGGAGCGGCCTTAGCCGTTGTTATCGGTACCTTCATTTCTGGAGGAACACAGTCTACTAATTGGAGCCGGTTTGCCGATACGGGTAAGAATGCAATAGTTTCTACGCTCAGCGCCTTCATGATTGTCAACGGTATCTTGGTATTTGCAGGTGCATTCTGTTCTCTAGTCTATGGCTCAGAGGATTTAGTTGCAGCGATGGGCCAGCAAGGAATTCTAGCCGGCGGCATTCTGTTGCTAATTTTGAACGTATGGACAACGCAAGACAACACTATCTATGCTTTTTCTGTGGCAGGCGCCAACATGTTTCGCACCCGCAAACGCCATGCTTTTGTGCTAGGCGGCGCCACCTTTGCACTTGTACTCACGCTCTCAGGCATCTATGAGTTATTGCCAACTTATCTAATCTTCTTAGGTAATGTGATTCCGCCAGTGGGAGGCATTATTATGGTCGATTTCTGGCTACGTCACCGAGGAGAATTTCCGGCCCTCTCCGCTAACATTCCTGCTTTCAACTGGGCTGGCATCATTGCCTATATAGTAGGTTCGGTGGTAGCCTACACAACTGGAAATGCAGGCATTGGGATTGGCCCACTAAATGGCATTGTGACTGCAGCGGTACTGTATGCTGTCTTGCACAAAGTAATTTCGCAGCCTATTCGAGCATATTAG